A part of Populus alba chromosome 8, ASM523922v2, whole genome shotgun sequence genomic DNA contains:
- the LOC118058077 gene encoding uncharacterized protein, producing the protein MASRLSSRDVSGFKFIFFLAIIYTIISLLVHSVLHMKFITPLSIDAPLDRFSEARAIHHVAVLTKDDRQEGRPGLRKAAAYIKEQLEMLKERAESNIRIEVEETTVNGSFNMIFLGHSISFAYRDHINIVARISSADLQETDPSVLINGHFDSPLGSPGAGDCGSCVASMLELARVTVESGWIPPRPIIFLFNGAEELFMLGSHGFMTTHKWRDSVGASINVEASGTAGPDLVCQSGPGSWPSQVYAESAVYPMAHSAAQDIFPVIPGDTDYRIFSQDHGNIPSLDIIFLLGGYYYHTSFDTLDKLLPGSIQARGENLLSILKAFTNSSKLQSARERESKATTNDYKDERAVFFDYLSWFLIFYSRRVAVVLHSIPIAIFFVMPFLLHFWDSRSRSCFAVFYDFVKGLLFHAAGIILAIIFPIILSILQLFFSSHALSWFAHPYLAFLMFIPCSLVGLLIPRTVWGCFPLSQDVSVIKKSEEALAEEARFWGAFGFYACLTSAYLVAGLSGGFLTFSVSASMLPAWIFFSLSIKSSDHQSLRSAVFYVIPLIPCLAYSVYFGGFLTQFLIEKMGMMGAVPPPYGYYVPDVVVAASVGVVTGWCVGPLIPVCSHWLARSSILQLLSHISVLALALSSQFFPYSNAAPKRVVFQHTLVTTGVDRIVDSSYEFSVVDSNSLLFLFKYAPEVAKELHIGQELSFETANMSHRETWMGIFPVPFLFSQSLKFPARSDGILKRYRYFPHLSNYKPHTVSSDKSRRVYLEFYLGDLEEVWVAVLNITGPLSSWSFTDNMLSAPDSVDGGPPSYILRLSGNSQRNWTFWLEASSSDDLRVEVAVVDQVLDDEARRLKGLFPEWADVIAYSSFMSSYIF; encoded by the exons ATGGCGTCGAGGCTGAGCTCAAGAGACGTATCTGGATTCAAATTCATCTTCTTTCTAGCGATTATCTACACTATCATATCGCTTCTTGTTCACTCCGTACTTCACATGAAATTCATTACGCCCCTCTCGATCGACGCCCCTCTCGATCGCTTCTCCGAGGCCAGAGCCATCCACCATGTTGCAGTTCTAACCAAAGACGATCGTCAA gaaggGCGTCCTGGATTAAGAAAAGCCGCGGCGTATATTAAAGAGCAGTTAGAAATGCTGAAGGAGAGAGCTGAATCCAATATCAG gATTGAGGTTGAGGAGACCACTGTTAATGGTTCCttcaatatgatatttctagGCCACAGCATATCTTTTGCTTATAGAGACCATATAAATATTGTTGCCAG GATATCATCAGCTGATTTGCAAGAAACTGACCCATCTGTATTAATTAATGGCCATTTTGATAGTCCTCTTGGTTCACCAGGAGCTGGTGATTGTGGTTCATGTGTTG CATCAATGCTGGAATTAGCTAGAGTTACAGTAGAATCTGGCTGGATCCCCCCCCGgccaattatttttctttttaatggcgCAGAGGAACTTTTTATGCTG GGTTCACATGGCTTCATGACGACACATAAATGGCGTGATTCAGTTGGAGCTTCTATAAATGTGGAAGCATCTGGGACTGCTGGTCCTG ATTTAGTCTGCCAATCCGGACCTGGGTCTTGGCCTTCTCAAGTATATGCAGAGTCCGCAGTATATCCCATGGCACATAGTGCTGCTcag GACATCTTTCCTGTGATTCCTGGAGATACAGATTACAGAATATTTTCCCAAGATCATGGAAACATTCCAAGCCTTGATATCATCTTTCTTCTTGGTGGTTATTACTACCATACATCctttgatacattggacaaatTACT ACCTGGGAGCATTCAAGCTCGTGGAGAAAATTTGCTTAGCATACTCAAAGCCTTCACAAATTCTTCCAAGCTACAAAGTGCTCGAGAAAGAGAATCTAAAGCCACAACCAATGACTACAAGGATGAGAGGGCTGTTTTCTTTGATTACTTATCATGGTTCCTT attttctaTTCAAGAAGGGTAGCTGTGGTACTCCATAGTATTCCCATCGCCATCTTTTTTGTAATGCCATTCCTTTTGCATTTTTGGGATTCTAGGTCACGTTCTTGTTTTGCAGTCTTCTATGATTTTGTGAAAG GATTGCTTTTCCATGCTGCTGGGATTATACTGGCAATTATTTTCCCGATTATCCTTTCTATTTTGCAACTGTTCTTCTCTAGTCATGCTTTGAGCTG GTTTGCACATCCATACCTGGCATTCTTGATGTTCATCCCCTGCTCACTTGTTGGTTTGCTAATTCCAAGAACTGTTTGGGGTTGTTTCCCTCTCTCTCAAGATGTTTCAGTTATCAAGAAATCAGAGGAG GCACTagctgaagaagcaagatttTGGGGAGCATTTGGATTTTATGCTTGCTTAACTTCG GCTTATCTTGTAGCTGGGCTCAGCGGAGGGTTTTTGACCTTTTCTGTGTCTGCATCTATGCTTCCAGCATGGATCTTCTTTTCCCTATCTATCAAGTCCAGTGATCATCAATCACTAAG GTCAGCAGTTTTTTATGTAATACCTCTAATTCCATGTCTCGCATACTCGGTATATTTTGGGGGGTTTcttacccaatttttgatcgAGAAGATGGGCATGATGGGTGCCGTCCCACCTCCCTATG GCTATTATGTTCCTGATGTTGTAGTGGCAGCATCAGTTGGGGTTGTAACTGGTTGGTGTGTGGGCCCACTAATACCTGTTTGTAGTCATTGGTTAGCTCGGTCTTCGATCTTGCAGCTCTTGTCGCATATTAGTGTACTTGCTTTGGCTCTCTCGTCTCAATTTTTTCCATACAGCAATGCTGCACCAAAGAGGGTTGTTTTTCAGCATACACTTGTTACTACAG GTGTAGATAGGATTGTGGACTCCAGCTATGAATTTTCTGTTGTAGATTCCAattctttattgtttcttttcaaatatgCTCCTGAAGTGGCAAAGGAATTGCATATTGGCCAAGAGTTATCTTTTGAAACTGCTAATATGTCTCACCGAGAGACTTGGATG GGAATTTTTCCAGTGCCTTTCTTGTTTTCTCAAAGCTTAAAGTTCCCGGCAAGGAGTGATGGCATTTTGAAACGCTATAGATATTTCCCCCACTTATCTAATTACAAGCCACATACCGTCTCCAGCGACAAATCTCGGAGAGTTTACTTGGAATTTTATTTGGG TGACTTGGAGGAGGTTTGGGTGGCAGTCCTTAACATAACCGGTCCTTTATCAAGCTGGTCATTTACAGACAATATGCTTTCAG CTCCTGATTCAGTTGATGGTGGCCCACCATCCTACATCCTAAGACTTAGTGGAAACAGCCAACGAAACTGGACTTTCTGGTTAGAG GCTAGCAGTTCTGATGATTTAAGGGTGGAAGTTGCTGTGGTGGACCAAGTTTTAGATGACGAAGCAAGGAGGTTGAAGGGCCTCTTCCCAGAGTGGGCTGATGTCATTGCCTATTCTTCCTTTATGTCCAGCTACATTTTCTGA